One window of Leptotrichia sp. oral taxon 498 genomic DNA carries:
- a CDS encoding PTS transporter subunit EIIB — MDKEELAQDILEFLGNRENVEENTTCMTRLRVKVSDFSKVNVSELKKVDGVLGVVCNGNLVQIVLGAGKVDRIGKNFSELTKLSLNESRSNDNKKVDIKNEDIKKY, encoded by the coding sequence ATGGATAAAGAGGAATTGGCACAAGATATTTTGGAATTTCTTGGAAATAGGGAAAATGTTGAAGAAAATACGACTTGTATGACAAGGTTAAGAGTGAAAGTCTCTGATTTTTCAAAAGTGAATGTAAGTGAATTAAAAAAAGTTGATGGAGTACTTGGCGTTGTCTGTAATGGAAATTTGGTGCAAATAGTTTTGGGAGCGGGAAAAGTTGATAGAATTGGGAAAAATTTTTCAGAATTGACAAAGCTTTCTTTGAATGAAAGCCGAAGCAATGATAACAAAAAAGTTGATATAAAAAATGAAGATATAAAAAAATATTAA
- the mnmA gene encoding tRNA 2-thiouridine(34) synthase MnmA — translation MKKKKVVLGMSGGVDSSVAAILLKEQGYEVIGVFMKNWEEKDENGVCMAEEDYKDVIAVAEQLGIPYYSVNFVKEYWDRVFTYFLNEYKRGRTPNPDVMCNKEIKFRAFLDYAMKIGADYVATGHYARIIHEKDENGKIKSTMLRGIDDNKDQTYFLCQLNQEQLEKVLFPIGDYEKPKIREIAQRYNLATAKKKDSTGICFIGERNFNEFLSKYLPAKDGEIVNIQGKVLGKHHGLMYYTIGQRKGIGIGNTKEGTGEPWFVVDKDLEKNQLIVTQGDNSLLYSKGMIATDFNFINPDDVSFPLECTVKFRYRQADTKATINKLDGEKYEVIFDSLQKAVTLGQIVVAYNGEECLGGGVIDKIIK, via the coding sequence ATGAAAAAGAAAAAAGTTGTTTTGGGAATGTCAGGTGGAGTGGATTCTTCTGTTGCGGCAATTTTATTAAAAGAACAAGGTTATGAAGTCATCGGAGTTTTTATGAAAAATTGGGAAGAAAAAGACGAAAATGGGGTTTGCATGGCTGAGGAAGATTACAAAGATGTGATTGCTGTGGCTGAGCAACTGGGGATTCCATATTATTCAGTAAATTTTGTAAAAGAGTATTGGGACCGAGTATTCACTTACTTTTTAAATGAATATAAAAGAGGAAGAACTCCTAATCCTGATGTGATGTGCAACAAAGAAATTAAATTTAGAGCATTTTTGGATTATGCGATGAAAATTGGAGCAGATTATGTGGCGACAGGACATTACGCCAGAATAATTCACGAAAAAGATGAAAATGGCAAAATTAAGTCAACCATGCTTCGTGGAATTGACGACAACAAAGACCAGACATATTTTTTGTGCCAATTAAATCAGGAGCAATTGGAAAAAGTGCTATTTCCAATTGGAGATTATGAAAAACCAAAAATTAGGGAAATAGCACAAAGATATAATTTAGCGACTGCGAAAAAAAAGGACAGTACAGGAATTTGCTTTATTGGAGAAAGAAATTTTAATGAATTTTTGTCCAAATATTTACCTGCAAAAGATGGAGAAATTGTAAATATTCAAGGAAAAGTTTTAGGAAAACATCACGGACTTATGTATTACACAATTGGTCAAAGAAAGGGAATTGGAATTGGAAATACGAAAGAAGGAACTGGAGAACCTTGGTTTGTTGTGGATAAAGATTTGGAAAAAAATCAGTTAATTGTTACACAAGGTGATAATTCTTTGCTTTATTCAAAAGGAATGATTGCGACAGATTTTAATTTTATTAATCCTGATGATGTTTCATTTCCACTAGAATGTACGGTAAAATTCAGATACAGACAAGCTGATACAAAAGCGACAATTAATAAATTGGATGGCGAAAAATACGAAGTGATTTTTGATTCTCTACAAAAAGCGGTGACATTAGGACAAATTGTGGTTGCCTATAATGGTGAAGAATGTTTAGGTGGAGGCGTTATTGATAAAATTATAAAATAA
- a CDS encoding RNA-guided endonuclease TnpB family protein: MKYNLAFKYRIYPNKEQELLINKTFGCVRFVYNTILYTANKIYEETGKNKIITPASLKSENQFLKEVDSLALSNAQLNVKRSFTNFFQKRAKFPKFKSKKNNVKSYTTNCVNNSIRIEENKYLVLPKLKKVKLKYHREMPKDYKIKSVTLTNSNGNYYVSVLTEFEKEIQKIPSNDKVIGLDFSMSELFVSSENQKADYPRYFRMLEEELKKLQKSLSRKVKFSKNWYKQKMKISKLHEYIKNCRRDFLHKLSKKLSEEYNAVVVENLNMKGMSQALNFGKSVGDNGWGMFLRMLEYKLMFLGKQFLKIDKWFPSSKTCSKCGNVKEELKLSERSYKCECCGIEIDRDYNAALNIRDIGKEMLKY; the protein is encoded by the coding sequence ATGAAATATAATTTAGCATTCAAATACAGAATTTATCCAAATAAGGAGCAGGAATTATTGATAAATAAGACTTTTGGATGTGTTCGTTTTGTCTACAATACAATCTTGTATACTGCTAATAAAATTTATGAAGAAACTGGAAAAAATAAAATAATTACACCTGCCAGTTTGAAAAGTGAAAATCAATTTTTAAAAGAAGTGGACAGTCTGGCACTTTCAAATGCTCAATTGAATGTAAAACGATCGTTTACGAATTTTTTTCAGAAGAGAGCAAAGTTTCCAAAGTTCAAATCTAAAAAGAATAATGTTAAAAGTTACACGACAAATTGTGTGAATAATTCAATCCGAATTGAGGAAAATAAATATTTAGTTTTGCCAAAATTGAAAAAAGTTAAATTAAAATATCATAGAGAAATGCCAAAGGATTATAAAATAAAGTCGGTAACATTGACAAACAGTAATGGAAATTACTATGTTTCTGTTTTGACGGAATTTGAAAAAGAAATTCAAAAAATCCCAAGTAATGATAAAGTAATTGGGCTTGATTTTTCAATGTCTGAATTATTTGTCAGTTCTGAAAACCAAAAAGCTGATTATCCAAGATATTTTAGGATGTTGGAAGAAGAATTGAAAAAATTACAGAAATCATTATCGAGAAAAGTGAAATTTTCTAAAAATTGGTATAAACAAAAAATGAAAATATCAAAATTGCATGAATATATCAAAAATTGTCGAAGAGATTTTCTACATAAATTATCAAAAAAATTGTCTGAAGAATATAATGCTGTGGTTGTTGAGAATTTGAATATGAAAGGGATGAGCCAGGCATTAAATTTTGGGAAAAGTGTAGGAGATAATGGGTGGGGAATGTTCTTGAGAATGCTTGAGTATAAGTTGATGTTTTTAGGAAAGCAATTTTTAAAAATAGATAAGTGGTTTCCGTCGTCGAAAACTTGTAGTAAATGTGGAAACGTTAAAGAGGAACTGAAATTATCAGAAAGAAGTTATAAATGTGAGTGCTGTGGAATTGAAATTGATAGAGATTACAATGCGGCGCTGAATATAAGAGATATTGGAAAAGAAATGTTGAAATATTAG
- a CDS encoding type III pantothenate kinase produces the protein MIKLILGFDIGNTHIVPIFYSDEGEILASFRIPTNLTYTEDTFFAVLKTLSENSKIDIYRTQSIIVSSVVPHINEIFYYFGKKYFKLTSKFISLENTKNEIIFSENFERGLGADRICDILALKKTYKKNEFVVIDFGTATTFDVIKDSVYCGGCILPGITLSINALFTNTAKLPKVSFENSNSALGTNTTEQINAGIFFGNVGAIKELIFQYKKDFPNACVIATGGQGKKISEYVETIDEYIENLGAKGIFEFYRLNKD, from the coding sequence GTGATTAAATTGATTTTAGGATTTGACATTGGAAATACACACATTGTTCCAATTTTTTACAGCGACGAAGGAGAAATTTTAGCTTCTTTTAGAATTCCTACAAATTTAACTTATACGGAAGACACTTTTTTTGCTGTGTTAAAGACGTTATCTGAAAATAGTAAAATAGATATTTATAGAACTCAAAGTATTATTGTTTCTTCAGTTGTGCCACATATAAATGAAATTTTTTACTATTTTGGAAAAAAATATTTTAAACTTACATCAAAATTTATTTCGCTAGAAAATACAAAAAATGAAATTATTTTTTCAGAGAATTTTGAGCGTGGATTGGGAGCTGACAGGATTTGTGACATTTTGGCTCTTAAAAAAACTTATAAAAAAAATGAATTTGTTGTAATTGATTTTGGCACAGCAACTACTTTTGATGTGATAAAAGACTCAGTTTACTGTGGTGGCTGTATTTTACCTGGCATCACGCTTTCAATAAATGCGTTATTCACAAATACAGCAAAATTGCCAAAAGTTTCATTTGAAAACTCAAATTCAGCACTTGGCACAAATACGACGGAGCAAATTAATGCGGGAATATTTTTTGGAAATGTTGGAGCAATAAAAGAACTTATTTTTCAGTACAAAAAAGATTTTCCAAACGCTTGTGTGATAGCGACAGGTGGACAAGGTAAAAAAATTTCTGAATATGTTGAAACAATAGATGAATATATAGAAAATTTAGGTGCTAAAGGAATTTTTGAGTTTTATAGACTAAATAAAGATTAA
- a CDS encoding OPT/YSL family transporter, whose translation MSKKIKITPASVIIGVIGAVLISASSFYTVLKFGALPWPTVMVTLISIMALNFFKKTDSKEITVTHTIMSAGSMVAGGVAFTMPGYLILGGKLENINKTLLFVTILLGSVLGCVLSFIFRKKMIEEEKLEFPIGEAAYNLVNSDNTKKDGLFVGLGVLFSTVVSILRDINFTKGKSPIIPTLISTKNGFLSFYVSPLLVGIGYILGFLNTFIWFLGGALVHFIAQPLAISKNIKDFDLMKNSFGMGIVVGIGFGVIVKLIFSKFKKEKKSTSIFSKKLFTYFLITVLLITFIYKLPIILAFVLLVICILCTIIAGYSTGKTGVNPMEIYAIITILIISFLGKLKFLNFAFSTNFSTLLLFFLACIVAVACGLAGDILNDFKSGYKVKTNPKEQFLGELIGAIVSSVVITWLFFVFFNIYKNIGPKENSELIVLQASIVASIINGIPFIQFFFTGLLIGFALYMLNFPVLTFGIGIYVPFYLTLPVFLGGLLNLIFGKISTKFSQKFMMFSNGLMSGEAIIGVIISLIAYYFILFR comes from the coding sequence ATGTCAAAAAAAATAAAAATCACACCAGCTTCTGTAATAATTGGAGTTATTGGAGCTGTACTTATTTCTGCAAGTTCGTTTTATACTGTTTTAAAATTTGGCGCACTGCCTTGGCCGACGGTGATGGTGACACTAATTTCCATCATGGCACTAAATTTTTTCAAAAAAACTGACAGTAAAGAAATTACGGTCACTCACACAATTATGAGTGCTGGATCAATGGTTGCTGGAGGTGTAGCATTCACAATGCCTGGATACTTGATATTGGGTGGAAAACTTGAAAATATCAATAAAACTTTGCTTTTTGTGACAATTTTGCTCGGTTCCGTGTTAGGTTGTGTTCTTTCTTTTATTTTTAGAAAAAAGATGATTGAAGAAGAGAAGCTTGAATTTCCAATTGGAGAAGCGGCTTATAATTTGGTAAATTCGGATAACACCAAAAAAGATGGACTTTTTGTCGGATTAGGAGTTCTATTTAGCACAGTTGTTTCCATTTTGAGAGATATTAACTTTACTAAAGGAAAATCTCCAATTATTCCAACGCTAATTTCTACAAAAAATGGATTTTTAAGCTTTTATGTTTCGCCACTTTTAGTTGGAATTGGCTATATTTTAGGATTTTTAAACACTTTTATCTGGTTTTTAGGAGGAGCCTTAGTTCATTTTATAGCACAGCCCTTGGCAATTTCAAAAAATATAAAAGATTTTGATCTTATGAAAAATAGTTTTGGAATGGGAATTGTTGTCGGAATTGGATTTGGAGTAATTGTAAAACTGATTTTTTCTAAATTTAAAAAAGAGAAAAAAAGCACTTCTATATTTTCAAAAAAATTATTTACTTATTTTTTAATAACAGTTTTATTAATTACTTTTATTTATAAATTGCCAATTATCTTAGCATTTGTTCTTTTAGTAATTTGTATTTTATGTACGATAATCGCTGGATATTCGACTGGAAAAACGGGCGTGAATCCGATGGAAATTTATGCAATTATCACAATTTTAATAATTTCTTTTTTAGGAAAATTAAAATTTTTAAACTTTGCTTTTTCCACAAATTTTTCAACACTTTTATTATTTTTTTTAGCGTGTATCGTCGCAGTAGCTTGTGGACTTGCGGGAGATATTTTAAATGACTTTAAATCGGGTTATAAAGTAAAAACTAATCCGAAAGAGCAATTTTTAGGAGAACTTATAGGAGCTATCGTGAGTTCAGTTGTCATAACCTGGCTATTTTTCGTATTTTTTAATATTTATAAAAATATTGGTCCTAAAGAAAATTCAGAGTTAATAGTGCTTCAAGCTTCAATCGTCGCTTCAATTATAAATGGAATTCCATTTATTCAGTTTTTCTTTACAGGACTTTTAATCGGTTTTGCACTTTATATGTTAAATTTTCCTGTGCTAACTTTTGGAATAGGAATTTATGTCCCATTTTACTTGACTTTACCAGTATTTTTAGGTGGACTTCTAAATTTAATCTTTGGAAAAATTTCTACTAAATTTTCACAAAAATTTATGATGTTTTCAAACGGATTGATGTCAGGTGAAGCAATTATCGGAGTGATAATTTCACTGATTGCATATTATTTTATATTATTTCGCTAA
- the recJ gene encoding single-stranded-DNA-specific exonuclease RecJ, producing MRNTRWRSKIIPSPRQEREYIKKGEDKNKNESNEKEKKEKFKKVKIKRANQNEAKKFSIDQDILQILYSRGINSDEKIKKFLNPSLEDIENPLGLCDMEKAVVEIEKAISEQKNIWIYGDYDVDGITSTSVLYLALKELGAENVNYYIPIRDEGYGLNNEALKKIKDSGADLVITVDCGITAFPEVEFANSIDLPIIITDHHNLHGGKIPEALAVINPKRKENSFSFEFLAGVGTIFMVVLCLFERAEKKEETNKYLDLVAIGTVADIVPLTDENRIFTKFGLEQLLCTRHKGLKFLLYKLFSSNQQDIEKTEYTTYDVGFIIAPLFNAAGRLTDAKMVVKLLTSDNEREIEVIVKELINRNFERKELQNKIVEKIENKIENTNTSDDFVIIDYSPEYHHGVIGIAASKIVDKYYKPVIIMEVKEDEGIAVGSCRSIGNFNILEVLQSMPELFLKFGGHSGAAGFTISIKNIPLFQKKVNKFAKTKLTKDDFVKIIEIDKQIPIQKISYEFFQLTEKLKPFGFGNPTPTFRTNNVLFENIKFIGENRNHIMFDLKQKGFSNKNAVWFNSGEYFKDLNKNLIYDIVYKLKSEMFQNKFYTKVYIEDVKPSKMKDETLLYYHSLFNTSFPVKSVFYTNVEWDENKKIKMKANFDQIELFCGRQIIGRLNYNISNMLLLLNKYYNWKFSVKIENIRQTETHKIVEVLIRRDYKFNGYGYEDAEIFREIKEFLIGKMEYNTQTKKLLAQIFRQNKNLIIKNIFSKKEEFKYEMSDFKIFLLTIGIYYKQITSKKSQIVVKNKDDFEYNEPFINKYFEINEKYETEYPFTVFYDFIPENICFIEKEENYLKTNSVENSFLENENENINSENEDENKDKDKNIKNMENIDENQENFEIKEEVKKIEYKKVEQIEYKIGKNKNIKVKEKFCVILNDNEFLERLDFSKEEMEHENIVEITTEIKIPKNVIFLENLAKKDRKKLNGKNIYLKYLPFSKKIKLKKLLDERKIIYSDYSINDIL from the coding sequence ATGAGAAACACTAGATGGCGTTCAAAAATTATTCCAAGTCCACGACAGGAAAGGGAATACATTAAAAAAGGCGAAGATAAAAATAAAAATGAAAGCAATGAAAAAGAAAAAAAAGAAAAATTTAAAAAAGTAAAAATAAAAAGAGCCAATCAAAATGAAGCAAAAAAGTTTTCTATTGACCAAGATATTTTGCAAATTCTTTATTCAAGAGGAATTAATTCGGATGAAAAAATAAAAAAATTTCTTAATCCAAGTTTGGAAGATATAGAAAATCCTTTGGGACTTTGCGATATGGAAAAAGCTGTTGTTGAAATTGAAAAAGCGATTTCGGAGCAAAAAAATATTTGGATATATGGAGATTATGATGTTGACGGAATTACTTCCACTTCGGTTTTATACTTGGCTCTAAAAGAACTTGGAGCAGAAAATGTAAATTACTACATTCCAATTCGAGATGAAGGTTATGGGCTAAATAACGAAGCACTAAAAAAAATAAAAGATTCGGGAGCGGACCTGGTAATTACAGTTGACTGCGGAATTACCGCTTTTCCTGAAGTCGAATTTGCAAATTCAATAGATTTGCCTATAATAATTACAGATCACCACAATTTACACGGCGGAAAAATTCCAGAAGCTCTGGCGGTCATTAATCCTAAAAGAAAAGAAAACAGTTTTTCTTTTGAATTTTTAGCTGGAGTTGGAACTATTTTTATGGTTGTGCTTTGTCTTTTTGAAAGAGCTGAAAAAAAAGAAGAGACAAATAAATATTTGGATTTGGTGGCGATTGGAACGGTTGCAGATATTGTTCCACTTACAGATGAAAATAGAATTTTTACAAAATTTGGTTTGGAGCAATTACTTTGCACAAGACATAAAGGTCTAAAATTTTTGCTCTACAAGCTATTTTCTTCAAATCAGCAAGATATTGAAAAAACTGAGTACACAACTTATGATGTTGGATTTATAATAGCACCTCTATTTAACGCTGCCGGTAGACTTACAGATGCAAAAATGGTTGTAAAACTTTTGACTTCAGATAACGAGCGGGAAATTGAAGTTATTGTCAAAGAACTTATTAACAGAAATTTTGAGAGAAAAGAACTGCAGAATAAAATTGTGGAAAAAATTGAAAATAAGATTGAGAATACTAATACTTCAGATGATTTTGTAATTATTGACTATTCGCCTGAATACCATCATGGCGTAATTGGAATTGCAGCTTCAAAAATTGTTGATAAATACTATAAACCAGTAATAATAATGGAAGTTAAAGAAGATGAAGGAATTGCAGTCGGTTCGTGCAGAAGTATTGGAAATTTCAATATTTTGGAAGTTCTACAATCAATGCCAGAATTGTTTTTAAAATTTGGAGGACATTCAGGTGCGGCTGGATTTACAATTTCGATAAAAAATATTCCGCTTTTTCAAAAAAAAGTAAATAAATTTGCGAAAACTAAATTGACAAAAGACGATTTTGTGAAAATTATCGAAATTGACAAGCAAATTCCGATACAAAAAATTTCGTACGAATTTTTTCAGCTGACAGAAAAACTAAAACCTTTTGGTTTTGGAAATCCAACGCCAACTTTTAGGACAAATAATGTGCTTTTTGAAAATATTAAATTCATTGGAGAAAATAGAAATCACATAATGTTTGACCTTAAGCAAAAAGGTTTTTCAAATAAAAACGCAGTTTGGTTTAATTCAGGAGAATATTTTAAAGATTTGAACAAAAATTTAATTTACGACATTGTTTATAAATTAAAATCTGAAATGTTTCAAAATAAATTTTACACAAAAGTTTATATTGAAGACGTAAAACCTTCTAAAATGAAAGACGAAACTTTACTCTATTATCATTCGTTATTCAATACTTCGTTTCCAGTAAAATCAGTTTTTTATACAAATGTTGAATGGGACGAGAATAAAAAAATAAAGATGAAAGCAAATTTTGACCAAATTGAACTTTTTTGTGGAAGACAAATTATTGGACGACTTAATTACAATATTTCAAATATGCTTTTATTACTAAACAAATATTATAACTGGAAATTTTCAGTTAAAATCGAGAATATTAGGCAAACTGAAACTCATAAAATAGTCGAAGTTTTGATAAGAAGAGATTATAAATTCAATGGTTACGGATATGAAGATGCAGAAATTTTTAGAGAAATCAAAGAGTTTTTGATTGGGAAAATGGAATATAATACTCAGACGAAAAAATTACTTGCGCAAATTTTTAGACAAAATAAAAATTTAATCATAAAAAATATTTTTAGCAAAAAAGAAGAATTTAAATATGAAATGTCGGATTTTAAAATATTTTTACTCACAATTGGAATTTATTATAAACAAATAACTTCTAAAAAAAGTCAAATTGTTGTTAAAAATAAAGATGATTTTGAATACAACGAACCTTTTATAAATAAATATTTTGAAATAAACGAAAAATATGAAACTGAATATCCATTTACTGTATTTTATGATTTTATTCCAGAAAATATTTGTTTTATCGAAAAAGAAGAAAATTATTTAAAAACAAATTCTGTAGAAAATAGTTTTTTAGAAAATGAAAATGAAAATATAAATTCTGAGAATGAAGATGAAAATAAAGATAAAGATAAAAATATAAAAAATATGGAAAATATAGATGAAAATCAAGAAAATTTTGAAATAAAAGAAGAAGTTAAAAAAATCGAATATAAAAAAGTTGAACAAATTGAATATAAAATTGGCAAAAATAAAAATATTAAAGTTAAAGAAAAATTTTGCGTAATTTTAAATGACAATGAGTTTTTAGAAAGACTGGATTTTTCAAAAGAAGAAATGGAACACGAAAATATTGTGGAAATTACAACTGAGATAAAAATTCCAAAAAATGTTATTTTTCTTGAAAATTTGGCAAAAAAAGACAGAAAAAAATTAAATGGAAAAAATATTTATTTAAAATATCTTCCTTTTAGCAAAAAAATTAAGTTGAAAAAATTGCTTGACGAAAGAAAAATTATTTATTCTGATTATTCGATAAATGATATTTTGTAA
- the tgt gene encoding tRNA guanosine(34) transglycosylase Tgt, which translates to MEKPIKYELEKKDKNARAGVISTPHGEIKTPVFMPVGTQATVKAMTKEELKEINSQIILGNTYHLYLRPGDKLVNDFGGLHGFMNWDRPILTDSGGFQVFSLGDLRDIKEEGVNFRSHIDGSKHFLSPEKSIEIQNNLGSDIMMVLDECPPGLSSREYLIPSIERTTRWAKRCIAANRNKETQGLFAIVQGGIYEDLRDKSFNELFEMDDDFSGYALGGLAVGEPREDMYRILEYITPKLPEDKPRYLMGVGEPADMLEAVEDGIDMMDCVQPTRLGRHGTVFTKYGRLVIKNSAYSRDDRPLDEDCDCYVCKNYTRAYIRHLFKTGEILGQRLATYHNLHFLLKLMDNARNAILNEKFQEYKEEFLKNYAMGKESDWIKPKIFGNPTIVKKGKNEVML; encoded by the coding sequence ATGGAAAAACCAATAAAATATGAATTGGAAAAAAAGGATAAAAATGCCAGAGCTGGTGTAATTTCAACTCCACACGGAGAAATTAAGACACCTGTATTTATGCCAGTTGGAACTCAGGCAACCGTCAAAGCGATGACAAAAGAGGAATTAAAAGAAATCAATTCTCAAATAATTTTGGGAAATACTTATCATTTGTATTTAAGACCTGGAGATAAATTGGTAAATGATTTTGGTGGATTACATGGCTTTATGAATTGGGATAGACCGATTCTTACGGATAGTGGCGGATTTCAAGTTTTCAGCTTGGGAGATTTACGGGATATAAAAGAAGAAGGAGTTAATTTTCGTTCGCATATAGATGGCTCAAAACATTTTTTGTCGCCAGAAAAATCTATTGAAATTCAAAATAACTTGGGAAGTGACATTATGATGGTTTTAGATGAATGTCCTCCGGGATTGTCTTCTAGGGAATATTTAATTCCATCAATTGAGCGGACTACAAGATGGGCAAAGAGATGCATAGCTGCTAATAGAAATAAAGAAACACAAGGGCTTTTCGCAATTGTCCAAGGTGGAATTTATGAAGACTTGAGGGACAAAAGTTTTAATGAGTTGTTTGAGATGGACGATGATTTTTCAGGATATGCGCTTGGAGGACTTGCGGTTGGAGAGCCTAGAGAAGATATGTACCGAATTTTAGAATACATCACGCCAAAGTTGCCGGAGGATAAACCTAGATATTTGATGGGCGTTGGAGAGCCTGCGGATATGTTAGAAGCTGTGGAAGATGGGATAGATATGATGGATTGTGTTCAGCCGACAAGACTTGGAAGACATGGGACAGTTTTTACAAAATATGGAAGATTGGTTATAAAAAATTCAGCTTATTCGAGAGATGACAGACCGCTTGACGAGGATTGTGATTGCTATGTCTGTAAAAATTATACGAGAGCCTACATAAGACATCTTTTTAAGACTGGAGAAATTTTGGGACAAAGACTGGCGACTTATCACAATTTGCATTTTTTGTTAAAATTAATGGACAATGCTAGAAATGCTATTTTGAACGAAAAATTTCAGGAATATAAAGAAGAATTTTTGAAAAATTATGCGATGGGGAAAGAGAGCGATTGGATAAAGCCAAAGATTTTTGGAAATCCGACTATTGTGAAAAAAGGGAAAAATGAAGTTATGTTATAA
- a CDS encoding type B 50S ribosomal protein L31, whose protein sequence is MAKKDLHPAYNFVVFEDTSNGEKFLTKSTKTSKETTTFEGKEYPVIKVATSSTSHPFFTGKSKFVDETGRVDKFKKKYNL, encoded by the coding sequence ATGGCAAAAAAAGATTTACATCCTGCATACAACTTTGTAGTGTTTGAAGATACAAGCAACGGAGAAAAATTTTTGACAAAATCAACTAAAACTTCTAAAGAAACAACTACTTTTGAAGGAAAAGAATATCCTGTAATAAAAGTTGCAACAAGTTCAACTTCACACCCATTCTTTACTGGGAAATCTAAATTCGTTGATGAAACTGGAAGAGTTGATAAATTTAAGAAAAAATACAATTTATAA
- a CDS encoding Dps family protein, with the protein MSKTVEKLNVYLANLNVLYRKVQNYHWNIVGSGFFSVHAKLEEYYDGLNTQIDDVAERILAIGGRPLGTLKDYLEVSTIREAKNEAISIADAVADVKKEFEAMLKLVKEVKEVADEENDYGTSALVDEYISTYEKDLWMLNAYLK; encoded by the coding sequence ATGTCAAAAACAGTTGAAAAATTAAATGTTTATTTAGCTAATTTAAATGTGTTATACAGAAAGGTTCAAAATTATCACTGGAATATAGTTGGTTCAGGATTCTTTTCTGTTCACGCAAAATTGGAAGAATATTATGATGGATTAAATACACAAATTGATGATGTTGCTGAAAGAATTTTAGCAATCGGTGGTCGTCCTTTAGGAACATTAAAAGACTACTTAGAAGTTTCTACAATTAGAGAAGCTAAAAATGAAGCAATTTCTATTGCTGATGCAGTTGCCGATGTTAAAAAAGAATTTGAAGCAATGTTGAAATTAGTAAAAGAAGTAAAAGAAGTTGCTGATGAAGAAAATGATTACGGAACATCTGCATTAGTTGATGAATATATCAGCACATATGAAAAAGATTTGTGGATGTTAAATGCTTATTTAAAATAA